The following coding sequences are from one Macaca nemestrina isolate mMacNem1 chromosome 1, mMacNem.hap1, whole genome shotgun sequence window:
- the H3-4 gene encoding histone H3.1t yields the protein MARTKQTARKSTGGKAPRKQLATKVARKSAPATGGVKKPHRYRPGTVALREIRRYQKSTELLIRKLPFQRLVREIAQDFKTDLRFQSSAVMALQEACESYLVGLFEDTNLCAIHAKRVTIMPKDIQLARRIRGERA from the coding sequence ATGGCCCGAACCAAGCAGACTGCGCGCAAGTCGACGGGTGGCAAGGCGCCACGCAAGCAGCTGGCCACTAAGGTGGCTCGCAAGAGCGCACCCGCCACTGGCGGCGTGAAGAAGCCGCACCGCTACCGACCTGGCACAGTGGCGCTTCGCGAGATCCGCCGCTACCAGAAGTCCACTGAGCTGCTAATCCGCAAGCTGCCCTTCCAGCGGCTGGTGCGCGAGATCGCTCAGGACTTTAAGACCGACCTGCGCTTCCAGAGCTCGGCCGTGATGGCGCTGCAGGAGGCGTGCGAGTCTTACCTGGTTGGGCTGTTCGAGGACACCAACCTGTGTGCCATCCACGCCAAACGGGTCACCATCATGCCCAAGGACATCCAGCTGGCACGCCGTATCCGTGGGGAGCGGGCCTAG